The sequence TTGACTTCGACGAACAAAGTACTCTCTTCGACCTGCTTCATCTTCAAGAAGCCATCGCAGGCTTTCTAGGCACGTCTGTGGATGTCGTGGCAGCCAAAGGGCTAAAGAGTCGGGATGAGCATATCAAGCGGGAGGCCATCCCAATTTGAGTAGGAATGATGAACACCGTGTTCGGGACATACTTGATGCAGCCGACGAACTTGCGGTGATAGTCGCCATGGGA comes from Ferrimicrobium sp. and encodes:
- a CDS encoding nucleotidyltransferase family protein, translated to MGLLLELVLSHRNEIDRLVRDHHGRSVSVFGSVARGEETSESDIDLLVDFDEQSTLFDLLHLQEAIAGFLGTSVDVVAAKGLKSRDEHIKREAIPI